Below is a window of Acidimicrobiia bacterium DNA.
ACACGATCTCGATCCTTCCGGCCGTCGCCGGAGGCTGAGCGAGCGCGCCATGCGCTACGACGACATTCTCGGCCTCATCGGCAACACGCCGCTCGTCGGCATCCACGAGCTGTCGTCGAACCCAAACGTTCGCATTTTCGCCAAGCTCGAGGGCCAGAACCCCGGCGGCTCGTCGAAGGACCGCATCGCCCTGAAGATGGTGGAGCTCGCGGAGAAGGAAGGTGTGCTCCACGCCGGCGACACGATCCTCGAGCCGTCGTCGGGCAACACCGGTATCGGGCTGGCGCTCGTCGCGCAGCGACGCGGCTACAAGCTGCGCGTGGTGATGCCCGAGAACGTATCGATCGAACGCCGGCAGCTGCTCGAGATCTTCGGTGCCGAGATCGTGGTGTCACCCGGCGACGAGGGCAGCAACGGCGCCATCCGGCTCTCGGCCGAGATCGCCGACGAGAACCCGGAGCTCGTGCGGCTCTTCCAGTACGGCAACCCGGCGAACCCGCTCGCGCACTACGAGGGAACCGGTCCGGAGATCTGGCGCGACTGCCCAGAGGTCGACGTGTTCGTCGCCGGGCTCGGCACCAGCGGCACGCTCATGGGTGTGGGTCGCTTCCTGAAGGAGCAGAAGCCCTCGGTGCAGGTGGTTGCGGTCGAGCCGCCGGCGGGCGAGCTCGTGCAAGGTCTCCGCAACCTCGAGGACGGCTTCGTCCCGCCCATCTTCGACCCCGACGTGCTCGACCGGAAGTTCATCGTGCGCCCACGCGAGTCGATCGAGTGGCTGCGCAAGCTCCTCGACCAGTGCCAGGTCTTCGCAGGTATCTCGTCGGGTGCCGCGGTCGCGGGCGCGGTGAAGGTGGCGGGCGAGATGGACGCGGGCACCATCGTCACGCTGCTGCCCGACGCGGGGTGGAAGTATCTCTCGTCGGGTGCGTGGACCGACGACCTCGACGAGGTCGTGGAGCGCGCCACGTTGATCAACTACTGGTAGGTCACGATGCACACCGACGCCGAGATTGCCCGCGCCGCCGAGGTGCTGCGGGGCGGCGGTCTCGTCGCCTTTCCCACCGAGACGGTCTACGGCCTCGGCGCCGACGCCTCCTCGCCGGCTGCGTTGCGACGGCTCTACGCGGTGAAGCGCCGCCCGCCCGAGCACCCGGTGATCGTCCACCTGGCCTCGGCGGCACAGCTCGCGGACTGGGCGACGGACGTACCCGCCGGCGCGCGCACCCTGGCCGACGCGTGCTGGCCGGGTCCGCTCACCCTCGTGCTCCCGCGTGCGAGTCGCGTGCCCGACGAGGCCACCGGCGGGCTCCCGACCGTCGGCGTGCGAGTGCCCGACCAGCCGGTCGCGCTCGCCTTGCTGCGCGCGTTCGCCGGAGATTCGGGCTCTGGGGGACTGGCGGCGCCGTCCGCCAACCGGTTCGGTTGTGTGAGCCCCACCACCGCGCTCGATGTGCGTGCCGACCTGGGCGACGACGTCGATCTCGTGCTCGACGGCGGACCGTGCCGCGTGGGTGTCGAGTCCACGATCGTCGACTGCACCACGAGCGCACCGGCAATCCTGCGCCTCGGCGGTGTCCCGCGCGAACGCATCGAGGACTTGCTCCATTGCTCGGTTTCGGTTCGGAATGATGGCGCGGTGCGCGCGCCGGGCACCCTCGCGTCGCACTACGCGCCTCGCGCGCGCGTCGTTGTCGTCGACGCCGCCGACCTCACAACGAGAGCCCGCACGGAGCTCAACGAAGGGGAGCGTGTAGGGGTGGTCACGCCGAAGTTGCCCCACGATCTCCCGGTGGATGTGTTGGTCGTCGGCGTGCCCACCGATGCCCACGAGTACGCACATTCGCTGTACCGGATGCTGCGCGACGCCGACGCGAACGAGCTCGACGTGCTCCTCGCAGTGGCGCCGCCCGAGGTGGGGATCGGTGCTGCAGTCGCTGACCGGCTCCGGCGCGCGGGGGGAACCCCGCATGATTGACGACGCGATCGGCGTGTTCGATTCGGGTCTCGGCGGGCTCACGGTGCTGCGCGCGCTCATCGACGTGCTCCCCGACGAACGCGTGATCTACTTCGGCGACACCGGGCGGTTCCCGTACGGACCGAAGCCACAGGAAGACGTGTTGAAGTACGCGCTCGAGATCACCGACCTCCTGCTCGCGCGCGGTGTGAAGGTGGTGGTGGTCGCGTGCAACAGCGCGGCCGCGGCAGCGCTCGACGCGCTCGACGAGCGGCTCGACATTCCCGTGGTGGGCGTGATCGAGCCGGGGATGCGGGCGGCTCTGGAGGCGACCCGCACCGGCCGCATCGGCGTGATCGGCACCGTGGGCACCATCAAGTCCGGGGCATATCAGCAGGCTCTGTCGCAGTGCACGCGGGGGAGCGAGGTCGAGGTGGTACTCACGTGCGCCGCCTGCCCCGGATTCGTGGAATTCGTCGAGGCGGGCGACGTCGATTCCGACCAGGTCCACGTGCTGGCTGAACGGCTGCTTGCACCCCTCCTGGCGGCCCAGGTCGACACCCTGATCCTTGGTTGCACGCATTACCCCCTCCTCGCCCGTACGATCGGCGATGTCATGGGCCGGGATGTGGTGCTGGTGTCGAGCGCCGACGAGACGGCATTCGCCGTCCGGGAATTGCTGACCGAGAAGGGGATGCGGGCTGTGCCGCAGTCGGGTACGAAACAACACCTTTTCCTCACGAGCGGACCGGTCGATACGTTCCGGACGCTGGGCGCCCGATTCCTCGGACCCGAGGTGGAGACGATCGAGCGCTGGCAATGGAGTTGAAGGCGCGATGGAGCTGACGGTCTTGGGGTGCTCGGGCTCGTTCGGCGCGCCCGGAGGGGGAGCGTGCAGCGGCTACCTCCTGGAGTCGGGCGACACTTCGATCTGGATCGACTGCGGGAACGGCACGTTCGGACATCTCCAGGAGCACGTCTCGGTGGAGGACCTCACCGCGGTGGTGCTCACCCACGGTCATCCCGACCACTGCGTCGACATCTACGGGCTGCACGTGCTGTTGCGGTACGGGATCGGGCGCGAGGGGGTCCCGGTGTTCGCGCCGGAGGGACTCGAGCGCTACCTGCTGTCGCTCGTGAGCGACTTCGGCAACACGTTCGAATGGAACGCGGTCGGTGACGGTGACTCCGCGAAGGTTGGCGACATCGCGTTGCGGTTCTCGCGCACCGATCACCCGCCGCCCACGTACGCGGTCGAAGCCCGCGCAAACGGCAAGCGCATGATCTATACCGCCGACACCGGTCCCGAGTGGACGGT
It encodes the following:
- a CDS encoding L-threonylcarbamoyladenylate synthase, giving the protein MHTDAEIARAAEVLRGGGLVAFPTETVYGLGADASSPAALRRLYAVKRRPPEHPVIVHLASAAQLADWATDVPAGARTLADACWPGPLTLVLPRASRVPDEATGGLPTVGVRVPDQPVALALLRAFAGDSGSGGLAAPSANRFGCVSPTTALDVRADLGDDVDLVLDGGPCRVGVESTIVDCTTSAPAILRLGGVPRERIEDLLHCSVSVRNDGAVRAPGTLASHYAPRARVVVVDAADLTTRARTELNEGERVGVVTPKLPHDLPVDVLVVGVPTDAHEYAHSLYRMLRDADANELDVLLAVAPPEVGIGAAVADRLRRAGGTPHD
- a CDS encoding cysteine synthase family protein, with translation MRYDDILGLIGNTPLVGIHELSSNPNVRIFAKLEGQNPGGSSKDRIALKMVELAEKEGVLHAGDTILEPSSGNTGIGLALVAQRRGYKLRVVMPENVSIERRQLLEIFGAEIVVSPGDEGSNGAIRLSAEIADENPELVRLFQYGNPANPLAHYEGTGPEIWRDCPEVDVFVAGLGTSGTLMGVGRFLKEQKPSVQVVAVEPPAGELVQGLRNLEDGFVPPIFDPDVLDRKFIVRPRESIEWLRKLLDQCQVFAGISSGAAVAGAVKVAGEMDAGTIVTLLPDAGWKYLSSGAWTDDLDEVVERATLINYW
- a CDS encoding MBL fold metallo-hydrolase, which encodes MELTVLGCSGSFGAPGGGACSGYLLESGDTSIWIDCGNGTFGHLQEHVSVEDLTAVVLTHGHPDHCVDIYGLHVLLRYGIGREGVPVFAPEGLERYLLSLVSDFGNTFEWNAVGDGDSAKVGDIALRFSRTDHPPPTYAVEARANGKRMIYTADTGPEWTVGAFDPGADLVLSEATYLHADRPAPIHLSAKQAGEAAREARAQRLILTHLWPMNDREDTAKEGAEAFGGPVTLATPNLVTEI
- the murI gene encoding glutamate racemase, whose translation is MIDDAIGVFDSGLGGLTVLRALIDVLPDERVIYFGDTGRFPYGPKPQEDVLKYALEITDLLLARGVKVVVVACNSAAAAALDALDERLDIPVVGVIEPGMRAALEATRTGRIGVIGTVGTIKSGAYQQALSQCTRGSEVEVVLTCAACPGFVEFVEAGDVDSDQVHVLAERLLAPLLAAQVDTLILGCTHYPLLARTIGDVMGRDVVLVSSADETAFAVRELLTEKGMRAVPQSGTKQHLFLTSGPVDTFRTLGARFLGPEVETIERWQWS